A region of Methylibium petroleiphilum PM1 DNA encodes the following proteins:
- a CDS encoding DUF1289 domain-containing protein, with the protein MQVTVSAEQLTPSQQRPASPCVGVCRIEQASGLCAGCLRTLDEIAAWSKLDETGRERVWVQLDERRLPGARRAA; encoded by the coding sequence ATGCAGGTCACCGTGTCAGCCGAACAACTCACCCCAAGCCAGCAGCGGCCGGCCTCGCCATGCGTCGGCGTATGCCGCATCGAACAAGCATCCGGGCTGTGCGCGGGCTGTCTCCGCACGCTTGACGAGATCGCCGCATGGTCGAAGCTCGACGAAACCGGGCGCGAACGCGTATGGGTCCAGCTGGACGAGCGCCGTCTGCCCGGAGCGCGGCGCGCAGCTTGA
- a CDS encoding deazapurine DNA modification protein DpdA family protein, translating into MDKPGMPVRQVNAVLDDEMVMRVGVPHKGGKLAFHAFEQGYPVMVSANAFWDLKSQEFKFPEYTDLTELDFALDSAGYTAMKLWQSKGKQAGMAGIFPWTYAQYLEMANLSGCSWYSQPDLCCEPEISASQSEIDYRINATATLLEGCLRIVYDWQNELAKTSSPSVVASLVRPPVPVLQGWSASDYMRSLDLLMQVWQRWEPWLAAPALIGVGSVCRRSLNHPTHGLHAILAALEGQLPSGSKVHMFGVKGACLSELKMLDWVGSCDSMAYDFGARVKAHRTGVSNTLAHRSKEMTRWMSAAAQRLKPAAGDQYRLGLFA; encoded by the coding sequence ATGGATAAACCCGGCATGCCTGTCAGGCAGGTCAATGCGGTGCTCGACGACGAGATGGTCATGCGCGTCGGCGTTCCGCACAAAGGCGGCAAGCTCGCCTTCCACGCCTTCGAGCAAGGCTACCCGGTGATGGTGTCGGCCAACGCCTTCTGGGACCTGAAGTCGCAAGAGTTCAAGTTCCCCGAGTACACCGATCTGACCGAGCTCGACTTCGCGCTCGATTCGGCCGGCTACACCGCGATGAAGCTGTGGCAGTCCAAGGGCAAGCAGGCCGGCATGGCCGGCATCTTCCCGTGGACGTACGCCCAGTACCTGGAGATGGCCAACCTCAGCGGGTGCAGCTGGTATAGCCAGCCCGATCTTTGCTGTGAGCCGGAGATTTCCGCTTCGCAAAGCGAGATCGACTACCGCATCAACGCGACCGCCACGCTGCTCGAGGGGTGCCTGCGTATCGTCTACGACTGGCAGAACGAGCTGGCGAAGACCTCGTCGCCCAGCGTGGTGGCGAGTCTGGTGCGGCCTCCGGTCCCTGTTCTGCAGGGCTGGTCGGCCAGCGACTACATGCGCAGCCTCGATCTGCTGATGCAGGTCTGGCAACGCTGGGAGCCATGGCTTGCCGCGCCCGCGCTCATCGGTGTCGGCTCTGTGTGCCGGCGCAGCCTGAACCACCCGACGCATGGTCTGCATGCCATCCTGGCGGCACTCGAAGGCCAGCTTCCGAGCGGCTCGAAGGTACACATGTTCGGCGTGAAGGGCGCATGCCTTTCGGAGCTGAAGATGCTGGACTGGGTCGGAAGCTGCGACAGCATGGCCTACGACTTCGGAGCCCGCGTGAAAGCGCATCGCACCGGCGTGTCCAACACGCTCGCGCACCGCTCGAAAGAGATGACGCGCTGGATGTCGGCAGCAGCCCAACGACTGAAGCCCGCCGCGGGTGACCAGTACCGGCTCGGCCTGTTCGCCTGA